A single genomic interval of Cellulosilyticum sp. I15G10I2 harbors:
- a CDS encoding zinc dependent phospholipase C family protein, with product MPDIITHYLFGLDTTQNLKQSPIYKIIKENKNLFLIGLQGPDLMYYNTLPQKESKAYIGLKMHTDQTGDFLISALSHLKRYDINSQEFNESLSYLCGFMCHYILDSMAHPYIFYLGGRYEDTPDTAIYKTLHKKIELAIDSLLLEQKFGLKAHRFKIHQHILKNITIPYSILSIYDEALFLTYNINNGGNIFKKSYKDARNYFMFTYDTLGAKKLFAGAAFPLLPKNLSSLNVAFSYHNCVNSSIDYMNDGKQVWCHPVTGNIYTFSFNDILRNAMKKSTLLLQAAFDFTTSKLPAEEFKELLPNISYLTGLPTSDTRPMKYISPDYIRL from the coding sequence ATGCCAGATATTATCACTCACTATCTTTTTGGGCTTGACACTACACAAAACTTAAAACAATCTCCCATCTATAAGATTATAAAAGAAAATAAAAATCTGTTTTTAATTGGTCTTCAAGGACCTGATTTAATGTATTATAATACACTTCCCCAAAAAGAAAGCAAAGCTTATATCGGACTTAAAATGCATACTGATCAAACAGGAGATTTTTTAATATCTGCCTTGTCTCATCTTAAAAGATATGATATAAATTCTCAGGAATTTAATGAAAGTCTAAGCTATCTGTGTGGTTTTATGTGTCATTATATTTTAGATTCCATGGCACATCCGTATATATTTTATTTAGGCGGCAGGTATGAGGATACTCCTGATACAGCCATCTACAAGACACTTCATAAAAAAATTGAACTCGCAATCGACTCTCTTTTACTTGAACAAAAATTCGGACTTAAAGCACATCGCTTTAAAATACATCAGCATATACTTAAAAATATTACTATTCCTTATAGTATTTTAAGCATATATGATGAAGCATTGTTTTTAACTTACAATATTAATAATGGCGGGAACATTTTTAAAAAATCTTATAAAGATGCCAGAAACTACTTTATGTTTACTTATGATACACTCGGGGCAAAGAAATTGTTTGCTGGAGCTGCTTTTCCACTTCTGCCTAAAAACTTGAGTTCTCTCAATGTAGCATTTTCTTATCATAATTGTGTGAATTCTAGTATTGATTATATGAATGATGGTAAACAAGTATGGTGTCATCCTGTTACAGGTAATATTTATACATTTAGTTTTAATGATATTTTAAGAAATGCTATGAAAAAAAGCACCTTACTCCTACAAGCAGCTTTTGACTTTACTACCTCAAAACTACCTGCAGAAGAGTTTAAAGAACTCCTTCCAAATATCTCGTACTTGACAGGTCTTCCAACCAGCGATACAAGACCTATGAAATATATAAGTCCCGACTATATCAGACTATAA
- a CDS encoding DUF7916 family protein: MKRVFDLTLKDIESMNAAKLKEAIKASEGRTVMAEVITSYTPYIKGVSNIEMAASFGADMITLNVFDLENPFIFGIDDAELDLLNGLENCISKVPDIIKRNIENKEYIRNLRKLVGRFLGINLEPIPEGTHYKRGLQLNEANLKAVKRYGFDYIMITGNPSTGVNYDTIREGITLAKKVLGDEVLIIAGKMHGAGTGNIESKEMLLEFARGGADVVLFPAPGTVPGFDIGRVKEMTETVQQAGALAMSTIGTSQEGASQTVIENFALMSKMAGVDIQHIGDCGSFGMALPENIMRLSIAIRGIRHTYKRMALSINR; encoded by the coding sequence ATGAAAAGAGTATTTGATCTTACTCTAAAAGATATAGAAAGTATGAATGCAGCTAAGCTAAAGGAAGCTATAAAGGCTTCGGAAGGCAGAACGGTTATGGCTGAAGTCATAACAAGCTACACACCTTATATTAAAGGGGTGTCAAATATAGAAATGGCAGCAAGTTTTGGAGCAGATATGATTACTTTAAATGTTTTTGATCTGGAGAATCCTTTTATATTTGGCATAGATGATGCAGAACTAGATCTTCTAAATGGATTAGAGAACTGTATATCAAAAGTCCCTGATATTATAAAAAGAAATATAGAAAATAAAGAGTATATTAGAAACCTTAGAAAACTAGTGGGAAGATTTTTAGGGATTAATCTTGAGCCAATTCCAGAAGGGACTCACTATAAAAGAGGACTGCAGTTAAATGAGGCAAATCTAAAGGCAGTTAAAAGATATGGATTTGATTATATTATGATAACAGGCAATCCAAGTACTGGCGTTAACTATGATACCATAAGGGAAGGTATCACCCTAGCTAAAAAGGTTTTGGGGGATGAAGTGCTTATTATAGCAGGTAAAATGCATGGAGCAGGAACTGGTAATATAGAAAGCAAGGAAATGTTATTGGAGTTTGCTCGGGGAGGGGCAGATGTCGTGTTGTTTCCAGCACCGGGGACAGTTCCAGGATTTGATATAGGTAGGGTGAAGGAGATGACTGAGACGGTGCAGCAAGCTGGGGCACTTGCCATGTCTACAATAGGAACATCACAAGAAGGTGCCAGCCAAACCGTTATAGAAAACTTTGCACTTATGTCAAAGATGGCTGGGGTTGACATACAACATATAGGAGATTGTGGCTCATTTGGGATGGCACTACCAGAGAATATTATGAGATTATCTATTGCTATAAGGGGAATAAGGCATACGTATAAAAGAATGGCATTATCTATTAATAGGTAA
- a CDS encoding PTS sugar transporter subunit IIA, translating to MFDFFRNYKIIDLYAPIEGTIKRIEEVPDTLFAQKMVGDGIAIEPASGIVKAPCDGKVVQIASTNHAVGIETDLGLEILIHVGIDTVELKGDGFKRIVEVGTIVNKGDILLEIDLERVKALGKPIITPVIITNTERTDITYKAEGAVKVGHTVVMKVKVKKEK from the coding sequence ATGTTTGATTTTTTTAGAAATTACAAGATAATCGATTTATATGCACCTATTGAAGGAACTATAAAACGTATTGAAGAAGTCCCAGATACACTTTTTGCACAGAAAATGGTAGGAGATGGCATAGCTATAGAGCCTGCAAGCGGTATAGTAAAAGCACCTTGCGATGGCAAAGTCGTACAAATAGCTTCTACAAATCATGCTGTAGGTATTGAGACAGACTTAGGTCTTGAGATACTTATACACGTTGGTATAGATACGGTAGAATTAAAAGGGGATGGTTTTAAAAGAATAGTAGAAGTAGGTACAATTGTTAATAAGGGAGATATTCTGCTCGAAATAGATCTAGAGAGAGTAAAAGCATTAGGTAAACCTATTATCACACCAGTTATTATTACTAACACGGAACGAACTGATATAACTTATAAGGCAGAAGGGGCGGTAAAAGTAGGGCATACTGTTGTAATGAAGGTAAAAGTAAAAAAGGAGAAGTAG
- the nagE gene encoding N-acetylglucosamine-specific PTS transporter subunit IIBC, giving the protein MNSMFSKLQKLGKALMLPVAVLPIAGLLLRLGQPDVFNIPFMAAAGGAIFDNLALLFAIGIAVGLANDSNGAAGLAGAVGYFILNTTATTINPVIKLQAFGGIIAGIVAGMLYNKFKSAKLPDFLGFFGGRRFVPIVTGGASLIIGGVLGYIWPPIQNLLAVVGNWSANSGGVGEFVFGFLNRLLIPTGLHHVLNNIFWFQLGEFNGATGDLGRYFAQNPAEGLLDPTAGIYMAGWFPVMMFGLPAAALAMYVCAKRENKAAVGGALFSVAFTAFLTGVTEPLEFMFMFLAPVLYAIHALLSGVALAVTSLLGVRHGFTFSAGAIDYGLNMGLSTNGLWIIPLGLAIGAAYFFMFIFFIKKFDIPTPGRENDEETEELVKLVSQKGMAELATLYISKLGGKDNIKEVDACITRLRLTLKDSKIVEEKDMKALGASGIMRPNSQNIQVIVGTKAELIADEIKKQL; this is encoded by the coding sequence ATGAATAGTATGTTTAGTAAGTTGCAAAAGTTGGGGAAGGCTTTAATGCTTCCAGTAGCAGTATTACCGATTGCGGGACTATTACTACGGTTAGGGCAGCCAGATGTATTTAACATTCCTTTTATGGCAGCTGCAGGAGGGGCTATTTTTGATAATTTGGCACTACTTTTTGCTATAGGTATTGCTGTTGGTCTTGCTAATGATTCCAATGGAGCAGCAGGACTTGCTGGGGCAGTAGGTTATTTTATATTAAATACGACAGCTACAACAATTAATCCTGTTATTAAATTACAGGCGTTTGGGGGAATTATAGCAGGTATAGTAGCGGGGATGTTATACAATAAGTTTAAATCTGCTAAGCTACCAGACTTTTTAGGCTTCTTTGGTGGTAGACGTTTTGTACCTATCGTAACAGGTGGGGCATCACTGATAATCGGCGGTGTTTTAGGATATATATGGCCGCCTATACAAAATCTTCTTGCAGTAGTAGGTAATTGGTCTGCAAACAGTGGGGGAGTAGGAGAGTTTGTATTTGGCTTCTTAAACCGTTTACTTATTCCTACAGGCTTACATCATGTACTTAATAACATATTTTGGTTTCAACTGGGAGAATTTAATGGTGCAACAGGAGACTTGGGCCGGTACTTTGCACAAAATCCAGCAGAAGGTCTTTTAGATCCAACAGCAGGTATTTATATGGCAGGTTGGTTCCCAGTTATGATGTTTGGTCTTCCAGCGGCAGCACTTGCTATGTATGTATGTGCTAAAAGAGAAAATAAGGCAGCCGTAGGTGGTGCATTATTCTCAGTAGCTTTTACAGCATTTTTAACAGGGGTTACAGAACCACTTGAGTTTATGTTTATGTTCTTAGCACCCGTGCTTTATGCAATTCATGCGCTTTTATCTGGTGTAGCACTTGCAGTAACTAGCTTGTTAGGAGTTAGACACGGGTTCACATTTTCAGCAGGAGCTATTGATTATGGACTAAATATGGGACTTTCAACAAATGGCTTATGGATTATACCATTAGGGCTTGCTATTGGAGCAGCTTATTTCTTTATGTTTATATTCTTTATCAAAAAATTCGATATTCCTACACCGGGACGTGAAAATGATGAAGAAACAGAAGAACTTGTAAAATTAGTTTCACAAAAAGGAATGGCAGAGCTTGCGACGCTGTATATAAGTAAACTTGGTGGAAAGGATAATATTAAAGAAGTAGATGCTTGTATTACAAGACTGCGTCTAACACTTAAAGATTCTAAAATAGTAGAAGAAAAAGATATGAAAGCGCTAGGAGCTTCTGGTATCATGAGACCAAACAGCCAAAATATACAAGTTATTGTAGGAACCAAAGCAGAACTTATAGCAGATGAGATTAAAAAGCAATTATAA
- a CDS encoding PRD domain-containing protein has translation MEYEVLKVYNNNVVLAKQDTEEVILLSKGIGFGKRKGDKLQNDEGIDKVFYGIETQAENLDVYSLKKRKKEIENVIRQIISIAESKIGILNANTAKALIEHIDFAIERLNMGLVIENPFINEIMSLYPDEYEIAEIAAKLIEENLGIAIGEEEKGFITLHLYSAKVNKTVKETMKKTRLYKECIMIIESTYNCKVYLDSSVSKEFLRALRTLMWAAGEHKKMHMPIKHYISLKMGESYKAALKIADLIEKEIGIRFSGDIVSFLAIEIEKLVQLL, from the coding sequence ATGGAATATGAAGTGTTAAAAGTATATAACAATAATGTTGTGTTAGCAAAACAAGATACAGAGGAAGTTATTTTGCTTAGCAAGGGAATAGGCTTTGGTAAAAGAAAAGGGGATAAACTTCAAAATGATGAGGGCATAGATAAAGTATTTTATGGTATTGAGACCCAAGCAGAAAACTTAGATGTATATTCCCTTAAAAAAAGAAAGAAAGAAATAGAAAATGTTATTAGACAAATTATCTCTATCGCAGAATCTAAAATAGGAATACTCAATGCAAATACGGCTAAAGCACTTATTGAACATATTGATTTTGCCATAGAAAGATTAAATATGGGTCTTGTTATAGAGAACCCTTTTATTAATGAAATTATGTCACTTTATCCTGATGAATATGAAATAGCAGAAATAGCAGCAAAACTTATTGAAGAAAATTTAGGTATTGCAATAGGAGAGGAAGAGAAGGGGTTTATAACACTTCACCTTTATTCGGCAAAAGTAAATAAGACTGTTAAAGAAACTATGAAAAAGACAAGACTATATAAAGAATGTATCATGATTATTGAGAGTACATATAATTGCAAGGTTTATCTGGATAGTTCAGTCAGTAAGGAGTTTTTAAGAGCCCTTAGAACACTCATGTGGGCAGCGGGTGAACATAAAAAAATGCATATGCCCATTAAACATTACATATCTCTTAAAATGGGAGAAAGTTATAAAGCAGCTTTAAAGATAGCAGATTTAATAGAAAAGGAAATAGGTATTCGTTTTTCCGGGGATATAGTAAGTTTCTTGGCTATAGAAATAGAAAAGCTTGTTCAGCTTCTATAG
- a CDS encoding HPr family phosphocarrier protein, which produces MEQVVITVKNETGIHARPASQLVKKAVTFSSTIKIEKEGQTADAKRILNVMALNVKQGETIKLIVEGADEKEAALAMKEIIEAF; this is translated from the coding sequence ATGGAACAGGTTGTAATTACAGTCAAGAATGAAACAGGAATTCATGCAAGACCTGCAAGTCAACTAGTAAAAAAAGCAGTAACTTTTTCTTCTACAATAAAAATAGAAAAAGAAGGTCAGACAGCAGATGCAAAAAGAATATTAAATGTTATGGCACTTAATGTAAAACAAGGAGAAACGATTAAACTTATAGTTGAAGGTGCAGATGAAAAAGAAGCTGCCTTAGCAATGAAAGAGATCATAGAAGCATTCTAA
- a CDS encoding hydratase, protein MIKLFEGGAYLVDGRELIPDSLDAPKVLKQKLGESVPSKDEAVKNTIAYSILEAHNTSEDMDKLKIKFDAMASHDITYVGIVQTARASGLTEFPIPYVLTNCHNSLCAVGGTINEDDHMFGLSAAKKYGGIYVPAHMAVIHQYMREMMSGCGKMILGSDSHTRYGALGTMAIGEGGGELAKQLLSKTYDVNRPGVVAVYLTGKVQKGVGPQDVALAIIGEVFKNGYVKNKVMEFVGDGILALNVEYRNGIDVMTTETTCLSSIWETDAKVGEYFEAHGRKEAYKALKPGKVAYYDGVIYVDLSQIKPMIALPFHPSNTYTIEELNANLYDILGTVEEEAKAQLAKAKVNFTLRDKIKNGRLLVQQGVIAGCAGGTFDNICDAADILNGQSIGFDEYALSVYPSSQPTYMSLVENGSIAKLMASGATIRTAFCGPCFGAGDVPPNNSLSIRHSTRNFFNREGSKPSDGQIASVALMDARSIAATSINGGYLTSAADIDADYTKPKYYFNSKIYETRCYNGVGKADTEAELKFGPNITDWPKMSNLTDHIVLKVAAEIHDAVTTTDELIPSGETSSYRSNPLRLAEFTLSRRDPGYVGRAKEIQKVEFARLEGQDPIEVNEEVKAVFDSIKGLDGFSSIDAKTTGIGSVIYAVKPGDGSAREQAASCQKVLGGWANIAKEYATKRYRSNLINWGMVPFTLDEELKFKNGDYIFVPHIKQAVEEKISAIKAYVISDTITEFTLTLSDLTDDERNIILAGCLINYYKA, encoded by the coding sequence GTGATTAAATTATTTGAAGGAGGAGCTTACCTTGTTGATGGAAGAGAACTTATTCCAGACAGCTTAGATGCTCCGAAGGTACTTAAACAAAAATTAGGTGAAAGTGTACCATCAAAAGATGAAGCAGTAAAAAATACAATAGCTTATAGTATTTTAGAAGCTCATAATACATCAGAAGATATGGACAAGCTTAAGATCAAATTTGATGCTATGGCATCTCACGATATAACTTATGTAGGCATTGTGCAGACGGCTAGAGCCAGTGGCCTTACTGAGTTTCCAATACCTTATGTGCTTACTAACTGTCATAACAGTCTTTGTGCAGTAGGCGGAACAATTAATGAAGATGATCATATGTTTGGACTTTCAGCAGCTAAAAAGTATGGCGGGATTTATGTACCAGCACATATGGCAGTTATTCATCAATATATGCGTGAGATGATGAGTGGATGCGGCAAGATGATCTTAGGATCAGATAGTCATACAAGATATGGCGCACTTGGGACAATGGCTATAGGAGAAGGCGGCGGAGAGCTTGCTAAGCAGCTTTTATCTAAAACGTATGATGTTAATCGTCCGGGCGTTGTAGCCGTGTACCTTACAGGGAAGGTACAAAAAGGCGTAGGGCCACAGGACGTTGCGCTTGCTATTATTGGCGAAGTATTTAAAAATGGCTATGTAAAAAATAAAGTAATGGAATTCGTTGGAGATGGTATCTTAGCACTTAATGTTGAGTATAGAAATGGTATCGACGTTATGACAACAGAAACAACTTGTCTTTCATCTATATGGGAAACAGATGCTAAGGTAGGGGAATATTTTGAAGCACATGGCAGAAAAGAAGCGTATAAAGCGCTGAAACCAGGCAAAGTAGCTTATTATGATGGGGTAATCTATGTAGATTTATCTCAGATTAAACCTATGATTGCACTGCCATTCCACCCAAGCAATACGTATACAATAGAAGAGTTAAATGCAAATCTTTATGATATATTAGGTACTGTTGAAGAAGAAGCCAAAGCACAGCTTGCAAAGGCTAAAGTTAACTTTACTTTAAGAGATAAAATTAAAAACGGCAGACTTCTCGTACAACAAGGGGTTATTGCAGGTTGTGCAGGAGGAACTTTTGATAACATTTGTGACGCTGCGGACATTTTAAATGGGCAGTCTATTGGTTTTGATGAGTATGCACTAAGTGTTTATCCATCAAGTCAGCCAACTTATATGAGTCTTGTTGAAAATGGTTCGATTGCAAAACTGATGGCATCAGGAGCGACGATTAGAACAGCATTCTGTGGACCATGTTTTGGAGCTGGGGATGTACCACCAAATAACTCACTAAGTATCAGGCACTCTACAAGAAACTTCTTTAACCGTGAAGGATCTAAACCTAGTGATGGACAAATTGCATCTGTTGCACTTATGGATGCACGCAGTATTGCTGCCACTTCTATAAATGGCGGCTACCTCACATCAGCAGCAGATATCGATGCAGATTATACAAAACCTAAGTATTACTTTAACAGCAAAATCTATGAAACCCGTTGTTATAATGGTGTAGGTAAAGCTGACACAGAAGCAGAGCTTAAGTTTGGTCCTAATATTACTGACTGGCCAAAAATGTCTAATTTAACAGATCATATTGTATTAAAAGTCGCAGCAGAAATACATGATGCAGTTACAACAACAGATGAACTTATTCCATCAGGAGAAACTTCAAGCTACCGTTCAAATCCTCTTAGACTGGCAGAGTTTACATTATCACGCCGTGATCCAGGCTATGTAGGAAGAGCAAAAGAAATACAAAAGGTTGAGTTTGCAAGACTTGAAGGACAAGATCCAATTGAGGTAAATGAAGAAGTTAAAGCAGTGTTTGACAGTATTAAAGGGCTAGATGGATTTAGTTCAATTGATGCAAAAACAACAGGGATAGGCAGCGTGATTTATGCTGTTAAGCCAGGGGATGGATCAGCTCGTGAACAAGCGGCATCTTGTCAAAAGGTACTTGGCGGATGGGCAAATATTGCTAAAGAATATGCAACAAAGAGATATCGTTCAAATCTTATTAACTGGGGTATGGTACCCTTTACTTTAGATGAAGAATTAAAGTTTAAGAATGGCGATTATATTTTCGTACCGCATATTAAACAAGCTGTTGAAGAGAAAATATCAGCTATCAAGGCTTATGTTATTTCAGATACTATAACTGAATTTACACTTACCTTATCAGATTTAACAGATGATGAGAGAAATATTATCTTAGCAGGTTGTTTGATCAATTACTATAAGGCATAA
- a CDS encoding GNAT family N-acetyltransferase produces the protein MLELIPVCNENMHYYSDFKKYYDDYLKDYQSRIHPHNYNEYSDLISKGLLSWKYIVYNKQYVGSIWLEKETHEMSAILGIFICNPIYRNLGVGQKIIPQFINESRKTMDFTKVELHVRSNNTRALNCYRKCGFIETKCYVNNKGIPVIQMYYNNSISC, from the coding sequence ATGCTTGAGTTAATACCTGTATGCAATGAAAACATGCACTACTATTCTGATTTTAAAAAATACTACGATGACTATTTAAAAGACTACCAATCTAGGATTCATCCCCACAACTATAATGAGTATAGTGATCTAATAAGCAAAGGTTTATTATCTTGGAAATATATTGTGTATAACAAACAATATGTCGGAAGCATATGGTTAGAAAAAGAAACACATGAAATGTCTGCTATTCTGGGAATATTTATATGTAATCCAATCTATAGAAATCTAGGCGTTGGACAAAAAATTATTCCTCAATTTATAAACGAAAGCAGAAAGACAATGGATTTTACCAAAGTTGAGCTCCACGTAAGATCAAATAACACAAGAGCTTTAAATTGTTATCGCAAGTGTGGTTTTATAGAAACAAAATGTTATGTTAATAACAAAGGTATTCCAGTAATACAGATGTACTATAATAACTCTATTTCTTGCTAA
- a CDS encoding acyltransferase family protein: METKRAYYLDHLKIFLTVLVIVHHVGQAYGPTGGFWQYKSSLNESAQWLGSFFAVNASFFMGLFFMLSGYFIPASYDRKGFKLFINDKIYRLGIPTLFAAFVIIPCQMYFYYSLYSGNAAMHFFQYYLQIYLGIGGQPVGFISSIGWPELNFGHAWFIEQLLVYSIVYAVIRKILPIKAYWTAKKAFNMLHILILALCIALGTLFVRMFYPIDTWIGILGFIQAEPAHLPQYVILFLVGIYAFRNDLFIQCNKKTGYLALTLGLSMAAVIYCMPLLPHSITAALYAGWAWYESFMAVFISWGLIVFFREKTNKSSILLKKLSESSFIAYILHYPIVLTIQYSLDKINLGSATAKFLTVSIISVLITYSISFLIKIQMKNLLSIKNTTSIKDPV; the protein is encoded by the coding sequence ATGGAAACAAAAAGAGCTTATTACCTAGATCATTTAAAGATTTTCTTAACTGTACTTGTAATTGTGCATCATGTAGGGCAGGCCTATGGTCCAACAGGAGGATTTTGGCAATATAAAAGCAGCTTAAATGAAAGCGCCCAATGGCTAGGAAGTTTTTTTGCTGTTAATGCATCTTTTTTTATGGGTTTATTTTTTATGCTATCCGGCTATTTTATACCGGCTTCTTATGACAGAAAAGGTTTTAAATTATTCATAAATGATAAAATATATCGGCTAGGTATTCCTACGTTATTTGCAGCTTTTGTTATTATTCCTTGTCAAATGTATTTCTACTATAGTCTTTACAGCGGCAATGCTGCTATGCATTTTTTTCAGTACTACCTACAGATTTATTTAGGTATAGGCGGTCAACCTGTAGGATTTATCTCAAGTATAGGCTGGCCTGAACTTAACTTTGGTCATGCATGGTTTATAGAGCAGCTACTCGTTTATAGCATTGTATATGCTGTCATTAGAAAAATTTTGCCTATAAAAGCATATTGGACTGCAAAAAAAGCATTTAACATGCTTCACATACTCATCTTGGCATTATGCATTGCTCTAGGCACTTTATTCGTACGCATGTTTTATCCTATCGATACTTGGATTGGCATACTTGGTTTTATCCAAGCAGAACCTGCACATCTGCCTCAGTATGTCATCTTATTTCTAGTAGGCATTTATGCCTTCAGGAACGATTTATTTATACAATGTAATAAAAAAACAGGCTATCTTGCATTGACATTAGGCTTAAGCATGGCAGCAGTTATTTATTGCATGCCTTTACTACCTCATTCCATCACCGCTGCCCTATATGCAGGCTGGGCATGGTATGAATCTTTTATGGCTGTTTTTATATCCTGGGGATTAATAGTTTTCTTTAGAGAAAAAACAAATAAAAGTTCTATCCTATTAAAAAAACTGTCAGAAAGCTCCTTTATTGCTTACATTCTACATTATCCCATAGTACTAACGATTCAATATAGCTTGGACAAAATTAATTTAGGAAGTGCTACAGCTAAATTTCTAACAGTAAGCATAATCTCAGTTCTTATTACTTATAGCATAAGCTTTCTCATAAAAATCCAAATGAAAAATCTACTTTCTATAAAAAACACTACCTCTATAAAAGATCCCGTTTGA
- a CDS encoding GTP pyrophosphokinase produces MELKLFAFIEEILSSLEDRKESLDQVSKELEVFFEELLYTANKGYININSRVKSKKSLKEKIIRNDYYQKYDTKEKLFDNIPDIIGLRLECRFIQDETEIYKFLKKYFNEKVEDIEDYYYSACNPNIMLDLGSKQPKEQKNGIKMYRIDGKYWGGQRPINFEIQIKSLVNIFWSEIEHKIIYKNYNYVIADAFYKDIMKAIKNSLTTIDQQLLLISNQFDMGDTTSLDKKEEQLENLLSKIIYDIFAVRIKDSIGVLVDFRKSCEAIVKYVFRHALGNDIENYSNNLILGFERLRKIDQSKIDFKEQIVFEREPIFQNECTSLLGSHIKECINDQFQWSLFFRVLFEIELDNNVEDFENYIQYYIEKIYCKIASNRLSSNFTMEETQCILDTLMIQFVNIFIQVNSVELLYDNVVEQIIRIMNIVIDALYRNILTFEQWEKEQDIYLTLLELRLFTLFNMDIKAEKVLDFLERVRYSRSNIEMPKGILKYIYKL; encoded by the coding sequence ATGGAACTAAAGCTATTTGCTTTTATAGAAGAGATATTAAGTTCACTCGAAGACAGAAAAGAAAGCTTAGATCAAGTGAGTAAGGAGTTAGAAGTCTTTTTTGAAGAACTTTTATATACTGCCAATAAGGGTTATATCAACATAAATTCTAGAGTGAAGTCTAAAAAAAGTTTGAAAGAAAAAATTATTAGAAATGATTATTATCAAAAATATGATACTAAAGAAAAATTATTTGATAACATTCCAGATATTATAGGGTTAAGATTAGAGTGCAGATTTATTCAGGATGAAACAGAAATTTATAAGTTTCTAAAGAAATATTTTAATGAAAAGGTAGAAGATATCGAAGATTATTACTATAGTGCTTGTAATCCTAATATTATGCTTGATTTAGGAAGTAAGCAGCCAAAAGAACAAAAAAATGGTATAAAGATGTATCGGATTGATGGAAAATATTGGGGGGGCCAAAGACCCATTAATTTTGAAATTCAAATTAAGTCATTGGTAAATATTTTTTGGAGCGAGATTGAGCATAAAATAATTTATAAAAACTATAATTATGTAATAGCTGATGCTTTCTACAAAGATATTATGAAGGCTATTAAAAACAGTTTAACAACTATTGATCAGCAACTTCTACTTATTTCAAATCAATTTGATATGGGAGATACGACTTCTTTGGATAAAAAAGAAGAGCAGTTGGAGAATCTGCTTTCAAAAATCATTTATGATATTTTTGCAGTCCGTATTAAAGATAGTATAGGGGTATTAGTAGATTTTAGAAAGTCTTGTGAAGCAATCGTTAAATACGTATTTAGACATGCTCTTGGCAATGATATAGAAAATTATAGTAATAACTTGATCTTGGGATTTGAGAGGTTAAGAAAGATAGATCAAAGTAAGATTGATTTTAAAGAGCAAATAGTATTTGAAAGAGAGCCGATTTTTCAAAATGAATGTACGAGTCTCCTTGGTAGTCATATTAAAGAGTGTATTAATGACCAATTTCAATGGAGCTTGTTTTTTAGAGTGCTTTTTGAGATAGAACTAGATAATAATGTTGAGGATTTTGAGAACTATATCCAGTATTATATTGAAAAGATATATTGTAAGATTGCATCTAATAGATTGAGCTCTAATTTTACTATGGAAGAGACGCAATGTATTTTAGATACGTTGATGATTCAATTTGTGAATATTTTTATACAAGTTAATTCAGTAGAACTTTTATATGACAACGTAGTAGAACAGATTATAAGGATCATGAATATTGTAATAGATGCATTATATAGAAATATTTTGACCTTTGAACAATGGGAAAAAGAGCAGGATATTTATCTTACGCTTTTAGAGCTTAGGTTATTTACTTTATTTAATATGGATATTAAGGCTGAGAAGGTATTAGACTTCTTAGAGAGAGTTAGATATAGTAGGTCTAATATTGAGATGCCTAAGGGGATATTGAAGTATATTTATAAGCTATAG
- a CDS encoding AbrB/MazE/SpoVT family DNA-binding domain-containing protein — MKSTGVVRKVDELGRVVLPIELRRNLDINEKDALEIFVDEDRIILKKYEPADIFNGSMEDLIDYKGKKISKKTILEIARIAGFKVTE; from the coding sequence GTGAAATCAACAGGTGTTGTAAGGAAAGTAGATGAATTAGGGCGTGTGGTATTACCTATCGAATTAAGGAGAAATTTAGACATTAACGAAAAAGATGCTTTAGAGATCTTTGTAGATGAAGATAGAATTATACTTAAAAAATATGAGCCAGCGGATATTTTTAACGGCAGTATGGAAGATCTTATAGATTATAAAGGTAAAAAAATATCTAAAAAGACTATATTGGAAATTGCAAGAATTGCAGGATTTAAAGTTACAGAATAG